In Setaria viridis chromosome 5, Setaria_viridis_v4.0, whole genome shotgun sequence, the genomic stretch GGCTTGACTAACCCATGACCAGTAGGTTATTTTTTGAGGGAAATAATTAGTTCTGCGACCGGTTGAATAATTTGTAGCTGCTCCAAGGAAACTGGAGGATCAAATCTGGTCTTACATGACCGTGTGCATCTGCAGACGCGAGCAAGCGAGAAACCCGTGTGCAGCAgacttagagggtgtttggatagcaggtgctaaattttagcacctatcacatcggatgtttggacactaattaggagtattaaacatagtctaattacaaaactaattgcacaacccctaggctaaatcgcgagacgaatctattaagcctaattaatccatcattagcaaatggttactgtagcaccacattgtcaaattatggactaattaggcttaatagattcgtctcgcgatttagcctaggggttgtgcaattagttttataattaggctatgtttaatactcctaattagtgtccaaacatccgatgtgacatgtgctaaaatttagcacatgcctcccaaacacccccttagactGGACATCTACTTCTTCTGAATCGAATAAAGTCCTCGAAGACTTCACACATTTCTTTAAGCTGTTCAAGTTCAACACACGTGTGCTCTTTATTGAAATGGAATCATCAGGCAACTCGGCGTCACTCGTACGGAGCACGGGTTAAAAGGCTTCGTTGCACGGCTCACAATAGCTTTTGTTCGCGCCACCTGGATTTGAGTCCTCTTCTATTTCCTTGGGTTTAGATGCCTCTCTAAGAAAACAACAATGTGGTTGGCTTATTCTCCTTGGGGGTTAAAATTAGCCACGTGCGTCCATTATCAGTTTCCGGCTCGCTTTATCCTGAAGGCGACGTGTGAGTGATAAAGCATCCATCCATCTGTCAGTCGTCGTACATATCGCCAAACCGTACCAAGCAGGCACGTTACACTTGCTCGTTTTGACTCGCAGTGTGAGGTCCTTCTGAGACCCATCGCCTGGGTGTTGCTTGCCACCGCGTCCAAGCTACTCATCGTCGACGATTTACATGCGCCGGCTGTGTGTGTGCTCGGTATGCACACGTAGCTGCCCGCCTGGCCTGACTCGACCGATCGAAGGCAACAAAAGAACACACGAATTAGAACTGTCTCCGGCTGGTTTTGACGACAGATCGGCAATGTTGTTTTCGGTCAACAATAATCTCTCTGATAAGCTTCAGAAACGACATAGCAGAGATTTTGGTAAATCGTGTCGCGTCCAAGTAAATATACGGCTTTGAGGGAAAGCTTACTACGTCGCCCAATGGATGGAAATCGAGCTCCATCggattcttcttcgtcgttTTGCCATCTCGGTTTGGCGCGTACATGTGTCTAGGTGACAAATGGCAAGCGCGTGTGAAGACCACGACTTGCCGTGTAGCGTCCTCTTAATTATTGGAGCAGATATGGTGTCTAATAGAAATCGAGCTGTGAGATAGGAAAAAACTGGATAAGCAAATTCAATGAAGCAACGACGGGTACCATTTATGATAGAAGGGGCTGTTAATTGTAAGACCTTAAAATCGACCTTGAAAGATTTTTAGTTGCACATAGAGTGTTATTCATAATCTAAATCAATTTGGCATTGGATTTTTTTAATCCAGACATTATAAAAATGCATTAGTTTAGTTTGAAATACTATCTCCTTTAATTTCCATCATGTTATACCACATCTCACTTACAAAGATATATTTGTGTAACAAACATTCCTGCACAAGtgatattttttttgagagTTTTAAATCCAGTtatgaaatttgaaaatttaaatACCTGACCAAATCACCTCCTCAAGATCTTGTCACATTGCCATGAACCCCACGTCACGCTCTAATTTGAGGCATTGTTGAGAGGTAAATATATAATTTTAGCAGTTGGTGGCTGAAACTGAAAAGTAAAATGTTTTCAAGGTGAAACGCTAGAAGCCAAACTCTACTCATAGCTGAGGACTTAAAAAAAttacttttttttcaaaaggaaACATTATAAACAATATCATATCCTTATTATTTATTAAACGAGTCCATCGAGCACGGGCCAATATTTTTCAAAGCtataatatttaaaaattatctagaaattaaactcctaactaacaattaaaattatttacctagtattctcattttttcaatacttcaacataattcttatatagatgtgtacttatctttgtccagttgtgattgatttttaattagtagttactctatacactttctCATCAACATCCACACTTTTTTGTGTTGTAtggcacctccatacattgtgtttagcataaaaatcaatatctTTCATCACTTCcttacatacatgtataaatggtcaacatggtgacactcatcatgcctATATATCTTGTATTTCTATCTTAACAATGACATAactaggtaatttagaatcttacattaatttacttttggatatttctgCATAGTGCACATGAACACAATTAGAtcaagatttaggtgtttacgtTATCTtattttaataacaacatacgtggctaacttagatacaaatttagaatgacattttaagttatacttATGCATgaataaattggatgaagattatggggttactttagattattttttataatggtagagctcggtaatttagatataggtttaggttttattttagaatattttcataatgatagtggtgggtaacttttagaaaatataatagaccaataactatgattattagagtttacatgattgatgtttgatgtttctgatttttgtgaaaatttctaagatttatctttatttttctagcgtgtctcatGAGAACTAATGCAgggtctccaatggaaaaaaaatgaggtcACATTTCTACAAAATTATTACCTTGAGCAacttctcatttgttaaatattcgaacataatacttatacagatatatacttattatcttcatccgattgtgatagattttgattgtgatagattttagttagtaatcaCCCTATAacgttttcatccacatttataatctttaacttttcactttgcatcgcagataTGCGCttaaatttatttaatgaaccttaagtttgagctataattttaacatagaaatttatattcccatcacttcctctatatctttataaatggtggcACACATTATgcctatataccttaattattatatcatataccaatagtgtaagaaatagacgatttagaatcatacattggtgtatatttttaattaaggtgatttggattcaaatgtagagctacctcatgttatttttaataatagcatacgtgggtaatatagataaaaattTAAGaggttattttaagttattttttaagtattagtggagGGCAATTTAGTTGAAAATTTAGGGGGTCATTTTAAATATtgttcataatggcataggtggttaattttgatgaagtttaGGGGGGGGCTAATTTAGGTACAGTTTTAGGGATATTGttcataatggcataagtgggtaattttgatgaagattagggggggCTAATTTAGGTACAGATTTAGGGGGGttattttaggctatttttataatggcatatgtgggtaattttttagaaaacataatagatccaatggctatgatgatttaagtctaccgattgatggctagatgttttgctttttgtgagaatttctaggatttcttttttttctagagtgtccacctaggatcgtggcttcacctgaaggcttcaaaagaagtctccaattagtaatagtaagattttcttttgaaatactAGGTATGGTACGGTGCATGTGCTCACGCATATATTTATGCACACTCGCTCCTCTCACACCGTATCCTAGTCCAATAAAATTCTCTAATATGCATGTTGCTGACCATTGAAAATTATTAGTTGAAAAATGTGAGCACTCGTGATGAGTCTTAAGTTCCTCCACTATCCTGAATGGTCACACGATTGACTTAatatcagaagttcagaacccTTATGGTCCGTACTGTGGCCTAACTTGTGGTTCACCTAAAATATTAATTCCAATGTCAAcctatatactccctctgttccaaattgtaagttgttttggcttttctagattcatacatattattatacatctggATATACactacataataatatctatgaatctagaaaatataaaatgatctacaatttgaaagaGGAAGTACCTTGAGCAGTGTCTATGCGTGTGCGTGGTCGACGTACGTACGCATATGTGTGCGTGCAGTGTGTGCATGAACAATCAAATAATGGGGCGGCCATAGTCGGTGAGACTTTTTGGGACACGTGAATAGACACATCCATGCACGCACGGTTGCAGCAAATTGAGGGGGTTCCCATATGTGGATGGCTACGCACCTAGCAAGGAGATTTAGTAATAGACGTCGCCTCACGGCCTCACCCATCTGTTGTATGTGTGCACGTGTGATAATCATTGAAATGAGCTAGGACCCTTCGTATCATAGTTAAAGTCAACGTAGTGGTTGTAGGCTTGTAGTTGCATTCTCATATGTCAAATGGCTGAGAAGGTAGATATGCACCTGCcaaaccttttttttaaaaaacgtTTTGGATGGATGATCAGTTACTCATCGTTCATGCTTGAATATTCGTGCGCCAACATCCCATATGTTTATTCATATATATCTGTTGAGGTCtcaagattttctttttttgataaagttgAGGTCTCGAGATTGAGTGGAAATATTCCTAAAACATCACTCTTATATGGTTTGATGTACAAGGAAGAATACGTACAGCAGTTGGCATTGCTATACATATCTCTAATACGGTAATACGGTTGTCAGCAGTTAAAAAAACATTTTACTCTAGGAATTTTACCTATATACACAAATTACCTAGCTACCCATAATTAGTGCTATAGGAGTACGCATAATCATGCAAACAACTACACATTATTTAATTAACTAGCATTAGGCGGGCAacatttttttgaaacgtaTCATGCAAGCAATTATATGCGTACCAATATATGTATTCATATGTAGGGCCATTCGAGTCGTTGGAATCGCAGCGCTTTAGTTTATTTCTTGACCTATCATACGACGAATTATTAGGTAATCTATGCACGCATATTCTTGTGGAGTGCGAGTAGAAGAAAACCTTGTGTGCAAAGTCTCCAGCGACTTTGGACTAGATAGCTATAGGTAGATGGAGTGCTCATTTAAGACGCAAACTGATTAATTATTAGTAGTACGTTGTACTAGCAAATGGCGCCAGAAAAAATAGAGTTAACGTAAGATAGAAAAGGCTAGGCTAAATTTGGGGAATCCAAAGGAACACCACAGTGTTTTTTAGGCAATGCCATAGAGTGGCCAAACATCTCAAATGTATTGTTGTCATTATATATTGTTTTCTTCTTCCCCAACTCTTTCTCCCCATCTCAAATATTCAACAATTTCCAAGGATTTTGTTTAAAATAACCGGgagtattatttttatttttattttcaaatggATGAGGTTTCTATACACTGGTAGAgaagagaccttccatccaacgttTTTTTTTCCCGGTTATCTTtgaacctgggactaaagagcctttagtcctgggtcaaatTCTCCACCACCAATGGCCACCTCCGATGGGCTCTTTCGGGGACTAAAGAGCCcattttagttccggttgtaatggagggaatctggtggagcctttagtctcggttggtagctccaacgggactaaaaggtccctTTTCACGCggctccccccctctctctaccttatcttctcctctcactttctctcttcttccttatcttctctcctcctctccctttcttccaggcgAGCGGCCGGCTCCGGCGCGGGTTGCCGTGGCGGCGCGGCACAGGCGGACGGgcccattttttattttttgaacctTTTTAATCCCAAACATCTCAAATGTATTGTTGTCATTATATATTGTTTTCTTCTTCCCCAACTCTTTCTCTCCATCTCAAATATTCAACAATTTCCAAGGATTTTGTCTAAAATAACCTGgagtattatttttattttttttaaatggcCGAGGTTTTTATATACCGGTAGAGAAGAGACATTCCATTTAACATTTTTTGTCCCGATTGTCTTTGTACCTGGAACTAAAGTAGTCCCAGGTCAAATTCCCCACCACCGATGGCCACCTCTGatgggctctttagtcccggttggtaatatcaactgggactaaagagcctcctttagtcccggttgtaacggagGGAATTTGGTGGggcctttagtcttggttggtagCTCCAATCGGGACCAAAAGGTCTCTTTTCATGCggcctccccctctctctccaccttatcttctcctcctctcactttctctcttcttccttatcttctctcctcctctccctttcttccaggcgGGCGGCTGGCTCCGTGGGCGGCGCGGCACGTGCAGgcccatttttttattttttgaaccgTTTTATTCCCGGTTggtgcctttagtcccgagtgaaaTACCCGGAACTAAAGATGGGGACCGttagtcccgaatgattagccccggttggattttcgaggCCTATGTgtctctccaaccgggactaaaggtgagttttccacaAGTGATTGTCTAACTTTTACAATGGGAAATAACCCAGCCAATATTTCTAAAAACCAACCATCGGCCACTTAGTAAATAAATCTTAGGATATATCTTAATTGGACTAAAAAACTCCCTTGGCTATTTAAGAAAAAATACTAAAAATCCTAAACAAGACAATAACCGCCGGCCATTTGGAAAATTACTCAGGAAATGGTTTAAATCTACTAATGGATTACTGATGGAGAAGATACACCCTTGGATCAAGATCCAAGGATGGTAAAAATCAAGTTCCAATTGGTCTAAAACACTTGAGTGGGCTCTTGACGTGCTCTAAAACTTCGGTTAGTGATAACATATAATAGTATTACAAGTTGGCAGCTCTCctatctagtttatttcaacaAATAGTACTttctccgttctaaattatagatttATAATTtcggatggagggagtagtacccACACTGCACGATTGAACATGCACGAGACCGACGCGTACGTTGCATGTAGCATCATCTGATGCTGATAGCGCTATCGCCTACCGGCCGATCGAGTCGCACTACACGATCAATCCATCGACACGTGCGGCCCCATATGCATGCATCGGTCATCGCTGTCGTCACGCGTGCACGGCACCGACCGCCGGCGTCCCTCGAATTCCCGCCGTCGGCTGCTGCATCCAACGGCAGACGAAAAATCCAATGTGcagctaaaaaaacaaataatctCATCCGACGTGGCTTGCCCTGGGCAGCTAGCTTCGTCTTCCTTGAGCAACTGCCCTTCCTCCCCTACCTCTCTTCTATATAACAGCCCCCGCCCCCCACCTCGCAAAATTTCAGGTCTCTCGCCATTTCCACCTTCCCCTACGTACCTTGAGCTACCCAAGGGGCAGGATATATATCAGATCCGTACTGCTAGATCTAGCTAGTGAATTAATCAGTTCTTGATGACAATCGATCTTGGTCTAGctccggcgtcggcgtcggcgtcctccgGGGGGCGCGGCGGCATGCCGAGCCCGTGCAcggcgctgccgccggggtTCCGGTTCCACCCGACCGACGAGGAGCTCATCCTCCACTACCTCCgcaagcgcgccgccgccgcgccgtgcccgGCCCCCGTCATCGCCGAGGTCGACATCTACAAGTTCGACCCATGGGACCTGCCAGGTTTGTTATAGTTTGTGCGCCGGCCATGTGCATGTTCAGGTTCTTCAGTTCATGGAGATTTGGATGCTCACGATCGATATTCATTTGTGCAGCCAAGGCGATATTTGGGGAGGCCGAGTGGTACTTCTTCAGCCCGAGGGACCGCAAGTACCCCAACGGCGTGCGGCCCAACcgcgccgccggatccggctaCTGGAAGGCCACCGGCACCGACAAGCCCATCACGCtctccgacggcggcgccgccgcggccgactcGTCGGAGAGCCGCGCCatgatcggcgtcaagaaggcgCTCGTCTTCTACAAGGGCCGCCCGCCCAAGGGCATGAAGACGAGCTGGATCATGCACGAGTACCGCCTCGCcgaggcgctcgccgccgccgccacctatAGGCCCATGAGGTTCAAGAACTCATCCATGAGGGTACGCACATATAATCTGAGATTCTTACACTTACACACTGGCTACGACGTAGACTCATAATCATCAGGAGCTTATTATTACACTACCGTCAAATCAATTCGATATtgagtttcctttttttttgtgaaagatTCGATCTTGAGTTTCTCGCACCAATCACTCAATCAGTAGATCTAAAAATTACTATAAGTTATAGAGATTTTAGGAAACTATTTTATGCATTTTCTTCTTGCTTTATTCATTTTGAGAGGACAGCCCTccgaggaatcttctttttccttgttaCTTTTGAAAGTTTTCTTGTGGTTGCTTGTGTGTGGATGCCAGTTTAAGCAAGTTCCCGAGGTCAATCAACCACTGCATTTCTTTAACCTCTCAGATGCCCTCTCTCCATGAGAGAGACTTCAATTCGCTTCGAGCAATGATAGAGACCAGATGATTCATCCATCAGAGATCCCTTATACTATCCGTGTGGCTTTTCACCACTGCCAATAATTGGCGTGCTGATCACACACACTGGTCACATCTCGAGCTTCAAGACACGTGTTGCTTGATGAATTAAAATGCCTGAGCGATCACTGCTGATCACTGTCTACTGTTGACGATGCAGCTGGATGACTGGGTGCTTTGCCGGATCTACAAGAAGACCACCCCGCAGCTGTACTCGTCGCCACTGCAGGACGAGCCGTCGTCCATGGACGGCGGCCTCGACCTCGGCCGGCAGCACGACGACTCGGTCTCCGTCGACGACATCGCCGCCACTTACGCGCCTGCCGGTCGGCTACCGCGGCCGGCCTCCATCTCGGACTACCTCGTCGACTACACGGCGGTGTCGGAGCTGTTCGAGAGCAtgccggcgccggagacgacGGCGCTGCTCGGCACGGACGCCGGCAGCAGGTTATACGTCACCAATAATGGCCAGGCTGCAAGCAGCTCCTCAGCGCAGCAGCAGAGCTCGCACAAGAGGCGATTCATGGAGGATTACTCAAACGGCGACTTGGACATGCTACACGCGTCGTCCAACAAGAGGGTGATGAGCGATCAGGCATCCATGGCTGCCATCAACAACACCTTCTCCCTGTTTGAGCCGGGCCAGACTTCTCTGCCGGACAGAATATGAAGCATGCGTGTGCTCCCTCACTGCTAATTAGGGCTAGGAAAGAATATTGATTATTTGATTAGTATTGATGCGGGGGGATTATTTATCCATCGATCAATTTTAGGAATAATATACACCAAAGTATTGTACTGTAAAAATAGCTGTAATAGGAAGAAAATTACGGTGGCGATGTCACTAGTAGCTAGGTCTCATTTTAGATGTAGTGTTAAATGTTAAATGTTAATTAGTGTGTGCAACTGTAGCAGATAGTAGGTAGGTTGTAACATGTAAGAACACATTTATTGAATAAAACTCCATGATATAATGAAAATATTTCAGTACATATGTGAATGAATCAATGAAGTAGTACTATATATAGTTCAAATTTTGGGTCGATATCATTCATGAACATGCACATCTTTATAGGTACCATTTCCAGTGTAATGAAAGATGAATAATACATACAATTTCGTTaggatttattttatttaaaccAATTTGACAGATTACTGCATACCAATGTGAAATATGGACACATATATTGGCTCTTTAATTTCATTATTCAGAAATAATTAATGTGGGCCGGACCATGGAATTGAATGCACGACCAGATGCCTAATCGATCGCATGAGATGCACTATTGATCACGAGAGTATTTCGGGGGAAAAAGACCCGTGGAAGTGCCAAAATTGGAGTGTCAAACCAGTGGAATCGGAGAGCAATGTCTTGTCTTTTATTTGCTTGTTGCCTGAAAGCTTGGGTTCCTCCCCCCCGGTTCGCACCAAACCAAAAGGCAAGTAGCTAGATGGAGAGAGGCACATAGCTATCGCAGGCTCGCAGCAAGTTGGCAGAAGAAGCCCGACCTTATCCATTCATGGAGCGATGGACACCCTTGGCCTTTGTTGGGTGTGTTGGTTTAATTGGACCATGTTCATGTGTATTGGTTTAATTGAAATGGTTAGTGGGCAAAAACATCCATAGTGGCCAGGTACTGATGAACTATTGTTCTTTTCCAAAGTTTGAGATGGGCATTCAGGAGATTGCCTTTGATAGAGAAGTCTCAACTAGCGTACGTGTGCATGTCATGGGCGGCGATATGATGAGATAAGTAACGGTGTAGCATCAACAATAATGGATTGAGATATAGTCATCTTTTTATGGGTGAAATGACTAGTTGGTGCATAAAGCTCAAGATTGTGCCAATTGGGCCTTTTGTTTTTGACAAGAtaacatatatatgtatatgtcgATCGACTCCACGCATGTCATTCCACACCAGGGATTACCATTTGACGGTTAACTGTCAGGAATATTGTTTATGTTGGTTTTGCACTTGAACACTACATATATACATGTTGATTTAATTTGGATTGTCCCAAATTAAATTCTCTGACTTCGAGTGATTTAAATCAGTGATAAAATAAAATTGGCCAAAATTTTGATCTTTTCGGTCGCTACCGAAATTACTGTTTACTTGTTCATCGAAAAACCATCTTTCTAATCCGTATTTCGGCCAAAATTTTACGGGTTACATACGGTGACTATTCCGGTGAGGATGAAAAAATGGTGAAAACGAAAATAAGGATCCTTATTTAAATGTTATGCAGTACGTGGATTTGTCTTCAATAaccacaacacaacacctcGAAGGAACGAAGAGAGTGAGCATTATGTTAaacacatgtgaaaatgacttgACAATTTTAAATGGCATGTACTCCTTGCTAAAAGACCCCCCCACTGTTTTGGCTCCCATGAGATCATGAGATGAAGGTCAGATATACATCCTGTACCCACcaacttgtccttcttcttTTGACCGCGTGTGTACGATACTTACTTTTCTACACCACCAATAGTTCTCTGCAACGTAATGCGAACAATTTATTAGGCGCGCACgcgcgtacgtacgtacgtacttGCCCTTTGCTTGTGGGACATGCGTTACGTGCGCGTGTGAAAGCGTCAGCTTATTCCTCGGAATACATTTATGATTAAGCCACAAATAAACTAAAGGGCGAGTATTCTGTTGTGTTACGTTTGACCAGCTGCATGTGTAGCTATATATGCTGTTGCTTCCTAAGCTGAGGCAGAAGGCGTACGTGGACTACACTGCCGCTTACCAAATCACCCAATCAACCGGTGATTGAGGAAGAGTTGAATAATTGGGGCCTACTACCTTGTACCCAAAGCAAAGCCCACGGATatgtatatttatatatatgcacAGGACTGTAGAATCGGAGTACATATGCATAGACCTAGGCCATTGTCGTCCCACAAGCTATACAAATGACGTCACACCAAGCAGCTAGCAGAAACCAGCGATGGGTGATGGTCCGTTTCGTCTATTTAAATTTTGAACCGCTGGATCTTTTGTCACCAACTGATTTAAATTTTAACCATTCAGCAAGTGGACACACCGACCGAGTTGACAAATGATCGACAAGTTGTGTGCTTGCTGCAGCAAAGGGCGCAAGCATTATTTGGCGTCGCGCTATATATTCTA encodes the following:
- the LOC117855075 gene encoding NAC domain-containing protein 2, yielding MTIDLGLAPASASASSGGRGGMPSPCTALPPGFRFHPTDEELILHYLRKRAAAAPCPAPVIAEVDIYKFDPWDLPAKAIFGEAEWYFFSPRDRKYPNGVRPNRAAGSGYWKATGTDKPITLSDGGAAAADSSESRAMIGVKKALVFYKGRPPKGMKTSWIMHEYRLAEALAAAATYRPMRFKNSSMRLDDWVLCRIYKKTTPQLYSSPLQDEPSSMDGGLDLGRQHDDSVSVDDIAATYAPAGRLPRPASISDYLVDYTAVSELFESMPAPETTALLGTDAGSRLYVTNNGQAASSSSAQQQSSHKRRFMEDYSNGDLDMLHASSNKRVMSDQASMAAINNTFSLFEPGQTSLPDRI